A window from Actinomycetota bacterium encodes these proteins:
- a CDS encoding type II toxin-antitoxin system HicB family antitoxin — protein sequence MRYMVVLEHGESGWGAHVPDLPGCIAAGETREQALDLVREAIQFHIDGLKEEGLRVPEPSSEAEIVEVHAA from the coding sequence ATGCGATACATGGTAGTTCTGGAGCACGGGGAGAGTGGATGGGGCGCGCACGTGCCGGATCTTCCCGGGTGTATAGCCGCCGGGGAGACGCGTGAGCAAGCGCTCGACCTCGTCCGAGAGGCGATCCAATTCCACATTGATGGCCTCAAGGAAGAGGGACTCCGCGTGCCGGAGCCGTCCAGCGAAGCTGAGATCGTCGAGGTCCATGCCGCATAA
- a CDS encoding GNAT family N-acetyltransferase codes for MTVDLAFAADARPTGSRGSGANSVAMPAVSVRIEPLAEVDLPAVARLYEQFWGEPSDLERTRATLGHLQGDPDYLFLVAREGDEVVGTALGIVCHELYGDCRPFMVIEDFVVDAGSRRFGVGGALMEELEAAAAARGCSQVILVTEAERTDAVGFYESLGFESGPYRGFKKRL; via the coding sequence GTGACCGTAGACCTGGCGTTTGCAGCCGACGCTCGCCCTACGGGCTCGCGCGGCTCAGGCGCCAACTCGGTAGCCATGCCGGCGGTCAGTGTGCGTATCGAGCCTCTCGCGGAAGTCGATCTCCCTGCTGTCGCTCGTCTCTACGAGCAGTTCTGGGGCGAGCCATCCGATCTCGAGCGCACGCGTGCGACGCTAGGGCACCTGCAGGGTGATCCCGACTACCTGTTTCTCGTCGCGCGGGAGGGTGACGAAGTCGTCGGCACTGCCCTCGGCATCGTGTGCCACGAGCTCTACGGCGACTGTCGGCCCTTCATGGTCATTGAGGACTTCGTTGTCGATGCGGGCTCACGGCGGTTTGGCGTGGGTGGGGCGCTCATGGAGGAGCTCGAAGCTGCGGCGGCGGCGCGGGGCTGCAGCCAAGTCATCCTTGTGACAGAGGCCGAACGAACTGATGCAGTCGGCTTCTATGAGTCGCTCGGCTTCGAGTCCGGTCCGTATCGCGGCTTCAAGAAGCGGCTGTGA
- a CDS encoding type II toxin-antitoxin system HicA family toxin — translation MKVAELIQLIERDGWYLARTRGSHRQFKHPAKPGLVTIAGKPSTDIPRGTLNSVLKQAGLKES, via the coding sequence GTGAAAGTCGCTGAACTCATCCAGTTGATCGAACGCGATGGTTGGTACCTCGCCAGAACCCGGGGTAGCCATCGCCAGTTCAAACACCCTGCGAAGCCGGGCCTCGTGACGATCGCGGGGAAGCCGAGCACTGACATCCCAAGGGGTACACTGAACTCAGTTCTCAAGCAGGCTGGCCTCAAGGAGTCCTAG
- a CDS encoding AAA family ATPase translates to MSEPHLWVVSGIPGAGKTTVSRLLALRYLRGVHVEGDLVGHHFIVSGLVAPDHEPKDEAEAQIQLRRRNITLLANSFLDSGFSVVVDDVVVSQSVLDRYSETLQAPIRFVQLCPALAVVEARDQGRHKQVLHLWKHLQQELEVMPRNGLWVDSSSMSAEETVDVLLQRADDAKLAARLAT, encoded by the coding sequence ATGAGCGAGCCGCACCTGTGGGTAGTTTCAGGAATCCCCGGCGCCGGGAAGACCACCGTGAGCCGTCTGCTGGCGCTCAGATATCTGCGAGGCGTACACGTCGAGGGCGATCTGGTTGGGCACCACTTCATCGTTTCCGGTCTCGTTGCTCCTGATCATGAACCGAAAGACGAAGCAGAGGCACAGATCCAGCTTCGCAGGCGCAATATCACCCTGCTGGCAAACTCCTTCCTCGACTCTGGCTTCTCCGTCGTCGTGGATGATGTCGTGGTATCCCAGTCCGTGCTTGACCGGTATTCGGAAACCCTGCAAGCGCCCATACGCTTCGTCCAACTCTGTCCGGCGCTTGCGGTCGTTGAGGCGCGGGACCAGGGTCGCCACAAGCAGGTACTTCACCTCTGGAAGCACCTCCAGCAGGAGCTGGAGGTGATGCCCCGAAACGGTCTTTGGGTCGATTCATCGAGCATGTCGGCAGAAGAGACAGTGGACGTTCTCCTTCAGAGAGCAGACGATGCGAAACTCGCCGCACGATTGGCGACGTGA